Proteins co-encoded in one Nicotiana sylvestris chromosome 7, ASM39365v2, whole genome shotgun sequence genomic window:
- the LOC104237922 gene encoding probable phytol kinase 3, chloroplastic, with amino-acid sequence MAIPAGVFPGLKSNSNLHLYSSLPSSLLSNKKALNRFNSGIHKLKTRRLHSEVRPKAMFLENPVMGDLIATALSGGIALSMLRLWEETAKRGVFDQKTNRKLVHISIGLVFMLCWPMFSSGRQGAILASLIPGLNIIKMLLLGLGLWKDDATVKSMSRFGDHRELLKGPLYYAFTITLACAVYWRYSPIAIGLICNLCAGDGIADIVGRRFGKQKLPYNKNKSFAGSIAMASAGFLASIGYLHYFSLFGYIQESSHTVFGFLFVSLAAALVESHPISTELDDNLTVPLTSMLVGSLVL; translated from the exons ATGGCTATCCCTGCTGGTGTCTTTCCAGGATTAAAGTCAAACTCAAATCTACACTTATATTCAAGTCTTCCCTCTTCTCTCTTGTCCAACAAGAAAGCGCTCAATCGCTTCAACTCCGGAATCCATAAGCTTAAAACCAGAAGATTACACAGCGAGGTGAGGCCTAAAGCTATGTTTTTGGAAAATCCAGTCATGGGGGATTTAATTGCCACTGCATTGTCCGGCGGTATTGCCCTTTCCATGCTTCGATTATGGGAAGAAACAGCAAAGAGAGGAGTCTTTGATCAG AAAACAAATAGAAAGCTTGTCCATATTAGCATTGGGCTGGTCTTCATGCTCTGCTGGCCAATGTTCAG CTCTGGTCGCCAGGGAGCAATTCTAGCATCTCTTATTCCTGGTCTCAACATAATAAAAATGCTTCTTTTGGGACTAGGATTATGGAAGGATGATGCGACTGTCAAGTCTATGAGCCGATTTGGAGACCACAG GGAGCTTCTCAAGGGACCGTTGTACTATGCCTTTACAATCACTTTGGCTTGTGCTGTATATTGGAGATATTCTCCTATTGCAATTGGACTAATTTGCAACCTTTGTGCTGGTGATG GTATAGCTGACATTGTTGGCAGGAGGTTTGGAAAACAGAAACTCCCGTACAATAAAAACAAATCATTTGCTGGTAGTATTGCGATGGCGTCTGCTGGTTTCTTAGCATCCATTGG ATACTTGCACTATTTCTCCTTGTTTGGGTATATTCAGGAGAGCTCCCACACGGTTTTCGGCTTCTTGTTTGTGTCGCTTGCTGCAGCACTGGTAGAATCCCATCCTATAAGCACCGAACTTGATGACAACTTAACGGTTCCCTTAACCTCAATGCTGGTGGGCAGTCTTGTTCTATGA